The stretch of DNA ccagtgtgtaccacccacagacagacggtctggtggagcgtctgaataagactttgaagtccatgatccgtaaatttatTAGCGAAGATGtgcgtaattgggataaatggcttgattctctgttgtttgcagtgcgggaggttccccaggcctccacaggattttctccctttgaacttttgttcggcaggactccgaggggggtgctcgacctcattaaagaaaactgggaggaggggccgagcaccagcaaaaacgagatccagtacgtcctggacctgtgAGCAAAACTCCACACAatgggtaggatgtcacgtgagaatttgctccaggcccagggacGGCAACAACGgctgtacgacagaggggccaggctgagacaattcacgccgggagagaaggtacttatattgcttccttcttccagctctaaactcctcgccaagtggcaagggccctttgtggtcacacggcgagtgggggatgtcgactatgaggtggtgcgttctgataggggcggagctacacagatttaccacctcaacctcctaaaagcgtggagggaggcggagtctgtttctctggtgtccgcggtatctgagagagaggagctggggcctgaggtccgaaaatccaccaatccggccttgctcctttgtgaagaccatctctccggaacccagagaacagacattgcccagttgcaagagcagtttgctgacgtgttctctctcctgccaggacgcacaaacctcatcatgcaccagattgagactcctccgggcgcgACGGTGCGGTTGCAGCCCTACAGGTTTcctgaacacaagagaaaagtggttcagagggaattggctgttgtgctggagatgggggtaatagaagagtcacacagtgcctggtgtagccccatccttcttgttgtcaagaaggatgggtctatacggttctgtgtggactatcgcagggtgaatgatgtgtcacagttcgatgcttacccgatgccccgggtcgacgaacacctggaccgactgggcactgcgggtttttttacgaccctggatttaaccaagggctactggcagattcctcagtcgccagagtccaaggaaaaaacagccttctccactccgtttggtttgtaccaattcaccacgcttccttttgggttgttcggggctcCAGCCACCTTTAAacgccgacttcctctcccgccatcatgggggaggagggggcagaGTAGGTTAGGCCAGATGTCACCCTGGCATAagacgggcggtggaggtatgtggcagtggggtgtggttagactcagctgtagagtgggtggagcgggggtgtggttcagggaacagtgccggaatgatatctaatcagtctcagctggggctgagggttaatcagcctcagctggggttaatctgtctgtctgagagggactgagaggcgagagggaggagagaggagccgTCACTGAGCCTGTATGGTGATTGTTGCAAATAAAAGCATTGTGAACTACATCGAGCCGTCTTGCTGCCTCTGTTTAAGTCtgcgactcaccgggtaacagggaaacttGTTACAGTGAGCCACTACATTATCcctacaaagtcacacaaaaaagagttcAAGTCTGTGTTGTTCTGCGTTGGATATTTTCGGCTTTATTTTCTGAAGAATAACCTGGAACAACCAGGCAGGTTCTGCTTAGGAGAGTGTTTAATTGTCATTAACTACATTGCTGGACTTGCAGATATTGTTTTGACTTTTATTGTCCCTTTCAGTGTCATCATAGTTCAACTGGCTCAGTTATAGGTATGTCTACAGACAATAGACCTAACAATACGGTTGTGGATGCTCCCCCGCGCAAGAGAAGGCGAGCTGATAATGCGATGGTGACACTCATCGCTTGCATCAAGGCCGGTGATAGGATAGTAGCGGGTGATGATGAGgatcctgatgatgatgatgatgatgatgatgttgttgttgggaGACGACGTGGGTTCATATCTGTGAAAGATTGGCAACAGTTTCGGTCAGTTGTCTTTGTGGATCTTGATCAGCCTGGTTTTCGAGAGTCTCTTTATGTGGCTCAGTGGTACAGTGCTGCAGGGCCAAAAATGCACCATCTTACAGCAGATCGGTATAACAGACGGacggacgttttttttttcttaagtgTCTTTGAAGACCGCGAGGTTGTGATTACTAACAGAGGTCTCAAAGGCTGGAGAGAACAACATGCCATCTTACAGATGAAGATAATGACATCTGGtttccattcattttctttattcagTGGTGGTACTGGCCTGCACTGCAAGAAGTGTTTAGCCAGATTGACGAGGTGATCAGGAGACAGAGTCAACATGGCTTACAGGCTTGTTAGAAAACGTCTTGTTTACGACAATACTCCGATTGGTTGGCAGGATGTTATATCTGCTGCCTTGTGTAGACTGAaaatcatccatcatccaaattgttatatttatatttatagttgtTAAGTGTTATTTTATACAGAACATTAAAAtcgtattgttttatatttcagaCTATGAAAACACAATGACCCCCTCAgcctggacccctccctcttctcctcctccatcactgatgATCTGCTCCCTGCCTGCATCACCTATGACCTCACAAGAGGGAGCGGCCTCCTGCATCGCTACTGTGAATATTCCTCAAGCCTATAACAACTCTCATCTTAGATCTATAAATATGTCCTCAACCACTCGTACAAGATGAATCATCAGAAGACTGGGATCTTTAAATTTAATCGGGGGGATACAGGACAAAGAGGCTGCATCCCGCCTGTGCCCTGTGTCATGCCCCCCGGGGCGTACATCTCGGGCAGGGACCCCCATCCTATGTGCATAGCTTGCATGGGCGCTAAATATGCTCAGGCATCACTGTCTAACCCACAGGCATGTCTGCACTGTGTGTCAATACCTGAGAAGGTCCTGGAAAGGAGGCTCAGAGTGGCGGTATCCAATAAGCAGGACCCTTACCTGCCAGAAGCCAAAACCAGCACCCATCAGCCGCGATCCTCTTTGAGCTGGGCAGACATGATGGATGCTGAATGCTCAGAGATGCCTCCACTTTTCGAGGAGCTCCTTGAGGTGGAGCCAGTCAGTGAGGACGCAGAGGGCGATGCCAACTGTGACCTACTCGACATGGACGAAatagaggatgaggaggatgactTATACAAGGTCTACAAACGGACCGCTTCCAAATTGGGGATACAATGGCCAACAGCCCAGAATgttaaaggagaagaaagagactTGTATGACAGTAAAAGGCTACCACCAGCCCAACCGCCATCAAAGCAAGTGCCTCTCTGTATGAAAAAAATGGGCAGGTACTGGTCCAGTCCTTCTAAAAGTAGGCTTCCCACCAAGGGCTACTCAATGTTGGAAATCGACAGGATAGGAGAGCTGGGTCTGGCTGGACCCCCATAAGTGGAGCCATCAGTGGCTTATCACCTCCACCTAAACCTCCgatctctctctgcttcctcaaACATCTATCTGCCTAGTAACTGAGCGCCTTACCTCCTCCGTTATACAGGGTATGTATCAGTAAGCTGCACAGTCAGTGTGCTCTCTAAATGCTATGACTCTGCTATCTGCGTACCAGGCGGAGATGGTCGGGCAGCTGGACCCAGGGTCACCTAACTCAGCCCTATGGGATGAGATCTGTGTCATTTACAATCTCATCCTACGCTTATCACACAGTGCAGTGCAAGGCTGTGGGCGTGTAATGGGCCTTGGAGTCTCAGGTGAGGCAAATACACGTTCAGGATGTCAACACACAAAGGTTCTGTCGGTCCATTCGTCCGAGAGATTTGGTTTGTAACAATCAATCTCTCGGATGCCTATTTTCACTTTCTCAGGTTTGCTTATAATGGCACGAGCCTACGAGTACCAAGAAATCACATTTGGACTCTCATTAGCCCAGACGGTGTTCAGCAAGTGTGTGGGGGCCGCTCTGTCTCCGTTACGGAACAGCGGCATCAGGATATTCTCGTACATAGACAACTATCTGGTATACTCCAACTCACGGTAGCAGGCAGTTGGAGATTCCGCTATGGTGAGAAATCATCTCACGGATCTTGGGTTCAATATAAACTGCACAAAGAGTCGAGTAGAACTGGCACAATGTACAGAATACTTGGGCCTCAACATAAACTCCCTCTCTTATCATGTTACGCTCTCAGAGGCGAATGTAGCATCCCTCACGCAGTGTCTCTGCATCTTCCAGCTCGGGAAAGCTGTGTCTTCAGACTATGCCTTCACCTGCTTGGCCTAATGGCGTCAGTGATATCTGTGGTACATTTGGGGCTCCTACGGATGAGGGATTTTCAGCACTGGTTCGCGGCATTGCGCCCCTTTCTGGTGTTTCCCTTTGTTCTCTGTTACTCCCCTCTGTGTTCTGCGTGCATGGCGTGGGCGTGGCTTCCACCACCTGGTACCTGGGCTAATCTCTAACACCTGCTAGTAATCCTGTTCATCAAACCCATCCAGTGAAATACCCCGGCTTCCTTCTCACTCGTAGCCAGATTATCAGCTTAGTGGTGATGTGACTCTCGGCCGCTCCGTTCTTTGTCCGGTTATGACAAAGATTGTGATTACTATTTCTTGACTTTATGACTAACCCTTGTTCCTTGTGTCCAGGATTCTACAGCCCAGAAACCGTCACTCATGCCACCGCCGCTCCTGCCAACGCCGCTCACGACATCGCCGCTCATGCCACCGCCGCTCATGCCACCGCCGCTCATGCCACCGCCGCTCATGCCACCGCCGCTCATGCCACCGCCGCTCATGCCACCGCCGCTCATGCCACCGCCGCTCATGCCACCTCACCTTCCTACTTGCACGCACCAGCTGGTCCATTTCTTCACCTACCCTACCGTCTCTATGTCTGTACTTGGGTGCAGCCtaaaccaacaaaaacatggTCAGAGCAACTGAAGTAGTGTAAAGAGTGGGAAAGTATTTGTAGGGTGGGTGAGAGCTGAGGTTAGAATGGGCAAACAAACACTGGCCTTTAACTCAGGAGACTGTTGACTGTGTTTTGCATGAAaccaagtcaacattgacttcttAAGGGCCGAGCACCGACAACATTTGGCCAGCGAAGGCCCTaatgaaactgtcatgtttattattattctgccaattgaattgtgtgtttgggggctttatcatatcccGAACAAGTGTCAGGACAAGTGAAAAATTCAATATTTTCGATAGTGTTTTTTGGCCACACCCCTCACCCCCCAttaccgattgacttgaaattgaACACATATGTCCGGTTGTGTCTGCTCTACCAAAAATGTATTCTGTGGATTAAAATCTGTCTTCTTAGAGTTTCCGctattttgaattttgtgaaaaatcCAATATTGTAAACTCCTTCTACATGCTCTGGCCGATTGATACCAAATTGGCTGTGGACCATTATTGGATCAATTTGATCATAAATGGAAAAAACACTAGTTGATATCTCCTAGTCTTTAGAAGATATGGACCAATTAACCTCTAAGGGGCGTGGCTTAgtacatcattacattacatgtcatttagctgacacttttatccaaagcgacttacaataagtgcattaaaccatgagtccaaactcagaacaacaagaatcaagcaagtacaatttcttcaataacgttaaactacaaagtgctatcagtaagagacatttaagtgctacttaagtgctactacggctctaccttccctattcaaggtatagtcgaaaaagatgtgtttttagtttgcgacggaagatgtagagactttctgctgtcctgatgtcaattgggagcttgttccaccaatgaggagccagcacagcaaacagtcgtgactttgttgagtgtttagctcgaagtgaaggagctacaagccgattggcagaagccgagcgaagtaaacgagctggggtgtatggtttgaccatgtcctggatgtagaccggacctgcaagtaccaatgttttgaagcggatccGGGCAGCCACCGGTGATcagtgaaggtcgcagaggagcggagtagtgtgggtaaatttcgggaggttgaagaccagtcgagcagctgcattctggatgagctgtagaggtcgaatgacattagcaggtagacctgccaggagggagttgcaatagtctagccgtgagatgaccagagcctggaccaggacctgtgccgccttctgagtgagaagaggtcgtattctcctgatgttgtacagcatgtacctacaggagcgtgttattgcggtaatgttggcagtcagggagagttgactgtcgagtgtcacacgaggctcctggcagtcagagtcggagccaacactgagttgttgaagttaatagtcaggtcgtgggtggaagagccttttcctggaaggaggagaagttcagtcttgtccgagTTAATTTTCAGGTTTAATttacaggcagagatttgtgctgctacctgtgtttcagattggggaaacgagaggatcagttgggtgtggtcagcatagctgtggtaggtgaagccatgcgagcgaatgacagagccgagagagttggtgtacagagagaagagaagaggaccaaggactgagccctgagggaccccagtattcagaggacaaggctcagacacagatcctctccagtttaccgggtaagtgcggtcggtgaggtaggatgaaaagagtgagagtgcggtgcctgagatacccaggtcctggagggaggaaaaaaggatctggtggttcactgtgtcaaaggcagcggaaaggtatataaggataaggacagaggagagagaagctgctctagcagtgtgaagcttctcagagacagcaaggagggcagtctctgttgagtggcctgcatttaatccagactggtgggggtctagaaggttgttgctgtggagataggaggagacttggttagagatagctcgctctagagttttggaaaggaaggggaggagagagacaggtctgtagttattgacttcagatgggtcgagagtgggtttcttcaggagagggttgactcttgcctccttcagagagttagggaaacagccggttgagagggaggtgttaataagatgggtgggaaagggaagaaggtcaggagcaatagactggagaatgtgagacgggatggggtcagggggccaggtggttgggcgggcagaggttaccaaggtaagaacttgattgggagacagggggataaaagaggaaaatgagggggaagaagatgaagttactggaggtgtagttatagaagatggattagtaaatgaggaccgtatgtcgtctatcttttttgtgaagtagtcaacaaagtggcttggtagaagggtggaggtaggggggggaccaggggggtcgaggaggttggaaaaaatagagaagagctttttggggttagacaaagaggattcgattctggattggtagaacagtcttttggctgcagagatagaggcagagaaggaggagagaagagagtgataggcgagcaggtcgctggcgtgtttggattttcgccatttcctttccgatgctcacATAGTGGCTATATATGGCACGCACcagttcggacagccacggagccggagaggacttgcggacctttcgagtcataagaagatagagagaatcaagagaggaagacagcgtagagaggagtgtgtcagtggcaaagttaggctgcatgagtgagaaggagtcagttgaagggagggctgatagaacagacgaggccagagaggagggtgagagggtgcggatgttgcgacggacaggtacAGAGTCTGTTATGGGAGGCTtctcagttccaaagagtgggagagagtaagagatgaagaagtggtcagagacatgaagtggagttacagtgaggttagatgtagagcagtttctggtgaaaatatagtcaagttggttgccagctttgtgagtaggaggggatgggctgagcaagaaagcaaagtaagacagtaagagtagcaggtccgatgacttctctgtctggatgttaaagtcacccagaaggatgagcgggggggcgttttctgggaagtttgataagaggacgtctagttcttccaagaagtatcccaaggagccaggtggacggtagagaacaacaatggttagttgaaccggatgagtaaccgtcactgcatgaaattcaaaagacagtgaggtaaatggaagcgggaaGAGAgtaaaactccatttgggtgagatgagtagacctgtgcccccaccccgaccagagggtctgggtgtgtggctgaaggagaaagccgaggagagagcagcaggggttgatgtgttgtctggtgtgatccaagtctcagtgagagccaggaagtccagcgagtgcttgatagcgaagccagagatgaagtctgccttgcggttagctgactggcacttccagaggccccctgtgacgaggcgctgggtctgtgtggagcaggtgggataaataagagaggagggattttggattttgatgcatgtccACAAACCACACAACTTCCAAAACACTTGTGGGTCAGCCAAAACAGAGGTGGACAAACTATGTTCACGCCTTAGTGCGTCCTCTCATCTGCTCAATTCTCCAGGCCGTCCTTGCTTTACTCACATACATTAACTTATTTTGGCGtgatgttttctggattccttccacAATCACTTAATTAATCCCATATTTATAATtgaaacatttgcatattacatagtgtcattcatttgatatctCATAATCCCTCCAACATATAAACTCATAATACACAACTGCAATCGCTAGGAGCGTTATTAAACCTAGTGTTCTCACATTATCTAGTGCCATACAATGGATACAGGAAATGTTGGACTGTTTGCAAAGCATAATTTCCAGCGTcactccatgcaggaaaaaaaacatctagcTCGTGGACGCTTTGTCCGATGGTCACAGACCTTCTCGGCCGCGTGAGCCGCCGTCCAGCCAGTACCTCTGAAGTGCACAAAGGTGCAAGAGCCCGTACGTCGCTGCTTTAATTTTAAGTTGGAACTGCACAATTCACTGATTACACTTCTCAGTTTGACATTGTCGTGTCTTTCAAGCGGCaatgatgttgaagaatgaggatgaaggaatctccgtggacactgttctttctgttataatagagtttattacagagaggaatcacaggtcaggacgagcgtctagatcgctcggagaagcttctcGGCCAAATGGAAGATCTGACTTGAGACGTCACGGCAGCTCACTTATAGGCCGCAAACTGGAGACCGTCGCCCAGGGCCCCCAATCTAAACACGTCCTTTCCAGACAATGGGAGGAGTACCATATTCGGACATAGCAGCGGAGGTCACACCGAGGCCTCTTAACAGGTGCCCTCCGGCCACAGGGACAGACccctctccaacaggtcaaagggcattcttttTAGGGACCACTGACCAGAAACACATGTGCATTGGTATGTGGGAAATCGATCTTTTAAGTCAGCTGAGAATACACCACAACATAGTGGCTATTTACCTCCCCCCCAACGACAAATGATAGAACTCAGAAACTATCAACCACTTTATTGCAAAAAGTTTGAAAAGTGTGTTGGCTCCATTGTGATGTGAGTTGCTTTTCCCTGTTGCAGGGTAGGATagaaattgtaattgtttttgtttttttaaaggacaaatAAGAGGGGGAGGTGAAATACAGGGAAAAGACCAATGAATATAGATGAAACAGTCAGGATGAAGTTTAGTCACTCCCATTGAAATAAAGTTTTCACcagagtaaaagaaggacgGATGTGGTGGAAGAAAAGAGACCAATCACTTCTCTGACGAGCTCAGCAGCAtctgctctcctcttcctgaGAATGAAAACCCTTGAAGAAGCCAAACTTTGCTTTCCACAACTCCTCaactcctcctgcaggaagccCATGCGTCCTCACGCTCTATCAATGCTCACTTACATTTTACTGTCCTCCATTTCTCTGCTCACTGTGACTCTGAACCTGctggtcatcatctccatcttccaCTTCAGGTATTCATATGtttcatcaataaataaaactggtagctgtaaatacaaaaatagttAATGGAACAAAACAGAACTCAATTACAGAACTGTTaaggaaatatgtattttttctttcagtcaTTGCTTTTAACTCTTTTAAAACAATGGACGCTATCAATAATGGAATGCATGTTGTTCTCTTATCTCTTCAGGAAGCTCCCACTTCaagtattcaaatgttttacctCTTTGTAAAATTGGTATACAGAAAGGAAATGGTTGATGGAAcgaaagaaaacataataacatatctttcagggaaatatgtttatgtgtttcagTCATCgcttttatcttttaatcaCAATTTAAGCTACTAATAATGATCAGCATGTTGTTCTCTTATCTCTCCAGGCAGCTCCACACAcccaccaacctcctcctcctctctctggctgtctcagATTTCTTCGTGGGCTTCCTCATGTTATTTCATATGGTGCTCATAGACGGCTGCTGGTTCCTCGGTGACCTCATGTGTATTATGCATAATGTTCTGAGCTATATTATTACCTCTGCTTCAGTAGGAACCATGGTTCTCATATCAGTTGACCGATATATGGCTATTTGTGAGCCTCTACATTATCCcaacaaagtcacacaaaaaagagttcaagtctgtgtttgtctgtgttggatattttctgttttccttcagAGTCTGCTGCTGAAAGATAACCTGGAACCACCAGGCAGGTATAATTCCTGCTTAGGAGAGTGTGTCATTGTGATTAACTACATTGCTGGACTTGCAgatctttttttgtcctttatTGGTCCTGTCACTGTCATCATAGTTCTGTATATGAGAGTTTTTGTGGTGGCTGTGTCTCAGGCTCGTGCCATGCACTCTCAGATTGCATCTTTCCCTCTCAAGTGTTCCGTGAGTGTAACTGCTAAAAAATCAGAAATGAAAGCAGCCAGAACTcttggtgttgttattgttgtgtttctattgtgcATCTGCCCATATTATTGTGTTGTACTCACAGGCCAGGACACTATACTTAATGCCTCATCTGCCACCTTTGTATCATATCTGTTCTATTTCAACTCCTGTCTTAACCCTGTGATCTATGCCTTTTTTTACCCCTGGTTTAGAAAATCTATCAAGTTCATTGTCACATTTAAGATACTGCAGCCTGGCTCATGTCAGACCAACATGATGTAGAGCAggggtcaccaacctttttgaaACTGAAAGTGTAAACAATAGTACGAAGGGCTACTTGTTTGATACAAACTTCCTGAATAACAAAGTTTCACAGATAACCTTTTAATTAcaataatgtatgtaatgtgactGATCACACATTAATGTTAATTATTCCTCACAATTGTTATTGACAATGATTTCCACAACAATGATGGTAGGAAACACagatatatgtaaacatttatttctgttaatcTGTTCCAACATTTGAAAGTCAGAGGTATCCTATCTctgatatttttgtaaatatatttgacagttttgtttGAAGCACATTGTAGTTGTGAAACTGATCAGCAACTGTACTTAATTATCCTCAGTTTGGTTGGACCACACAGTGTGAGGGGAAATAAAATCTGTTCTCTCTCACGCAAGTTTACAAAATCACTCCAATGTACCTTGACTCTGATAAGAAAATAAGCTTTCGATGTTTTGGCCACCGGATGATGGCACATGCACTTGAATGGTGGCCAAACAATAGTAATAATGACCTAAAATGCAAGTTCGTAAATCCTTACAACTTCTGaagtcaggagagaaaaaaataaatattgattgcCTTGAGGCCTTACGCattctaatgctgcgttcacaccaaaagcgttgcgaatattgacatccattcgcgtctgtgcattgattTTCCATGGAATCTACTCTCGAGAAAaatttgcaacgcttttggtcTGAACGCAACATAAGAATGAAGACTAGAATACtgatgatttaaatgtaaattggagaaaatgttaaacaacaCTTTTTCTCACACAGCCTGAAtctcttttcccctccct from Cyclopterus lumpus isolate fCycLum1 chromosome 21, fCycLum1.pri, whole genome shotgun sequence encodes:
- the LOC117750747 gene encoding trace amine-associated receptor 13c-like, whose protein sequence is MKTLEEAKLCFPQLLNSSCRKPMRPHALSMLTYILLSSISLLTVTLNLLVIISIFHFRQLHTPTNLLLLSLAVSDFFVGFLMLFHMVLIDGCWFLGDLMCIMHNVLSYIITSASVGTMVLISVDRYMAICEPLHYPNKVTQKRVQVCVCLCWIFSVFLQSLLLKDNLEPPGRYNSCLGECVIVINYIAGLADLFLSFIGPVTVIIVLYMRVFVVAVSQARAMHSQIASFPLKCSVSVTAKKSEMKAARTLGVVIVVFLLCICPYYCVVLTGQDTILNASSATFVSYLFYFNSCLNPVIYAFFYPWFRKSIKFIVTFKILQPGSCQTNMM